From Leptospira fainei serovar Hurstbridge str. BUT 6, the proteins below share one genomic window:
- the mfd gene encoding transcription-repair coupling factor, whose translation MPKIETSLTDWKQPLAQLIQKSWKGLSKISSVPSSLHSLLSSIIADLSKDSIVVIVATNTEAEFLHRESLSFIKEGRSYYFPGQEVLPYEYMRYPQEMKRERIKALAQILSGEKVLIFTSVAGFLKTLPAPSALKGRTIRLEVGQELELNSLLRELSQLGYSRKDVCEAFGEFSLKGGILDVFSSFSREPIRIDFFGDELESIRTFDPETQRSLVSLKEAYIPPADEYILSEEQKVAYRRLISEADSSLHLPEIPDDSGGTYFEELVPLVRENVGFLSYFSKSPILIFPAANDSKERLAQLKREFESLYEKRSHEVLCAPPSALLAIGQEQEAVEKVSGISFSQLPPSKPNDLICPLKEAPAFKGKIREVREKIVQLREEGGWKIVLTSSFEAQTKRLQGLFESEGIKLLNSESTEPQEILFAKNGETDIFLVVSELRNGFVWEEEKILLLSENDVFGREYKRKTRFKKQNSKAIQSFLDLKEGDFIVHVNHGVGRFLKIERVNAGGKERDFLKLEYQGGDTLFVPLDQISLVQRFVGGTEKPRLDSLGKSTWKKTKDRVQKAVEGLAEDLVRMYSNRIKLQGYAFPPDTVYQEEFEAEFEYEETPDQIDAIEAVKKDLESPRPMDRLVCGDVGYGKTEVAIRAAFKVAMAGKQILMLAPTTILALQHYNTIKKRFENYPITIELISRLRTAAETRDVLKRFSTGKVDMIVGTHAILANSVHPKNLGLLIIDEEQRFGVNHKESIKKLKNLVDVLTLTATPIPRTLHMALTGIRELSIIATPPKNRQSVETYVLEEDEDLLREAIRKELARGGQVFYLYNRVESIERETKHLNEIVPEASIGVLHGQMTEDEIEETLVDFYAKKYDILVTTTIIESGIDIPNVNTLIVKRADLFGLSQLYQIRGRVGRSDRKAYAYLLLPRDRVVTEDAEKRLNTIYEYQELGSGFKVAMRDLEIRGAGNLLGKEQSGDIMEVGFDLYVRMLEEAIARIKGEEIPIEVRTAINLETDFYIPETYIPDTRQKIEFYKRFEGARDLDEIEEITSEMVDRFGEPPEEAKTFLLLEKIRTLASAIGFETVAEVGEEIRMKSGAHFRGSYEKIVTLISAKMGLTMNPREPNVLLFRPGKANQKEKLSNLVYLLTEMQPGKK comes from the coding sequence ATGCCTAAAATCGAAACATCACTAACGGATTGGAAACAACCGCTTGCACAACTGATCCAGAAATCTTGGAAGGGTCTTTCAAAAATAAGCTCGGTTCCTTCCTCTTTGCACTCCCTTTTATCGAGTATCATTGCGGATCTTAGCAAGGATTCGATAGTAGTGATTGTTGCTACGAATACTGAGGCCGAATTTCTTCATAGAGAATCGTTAAGTTTCATAAAAGAAGGGAGATCCTATTATTTTCCCGGTCAGGAAGTTCTTCCTTACGAATACATGCGTTATCCTCAGGAAATGAAGCGGGAACGGATCAAGGCTCTGGCGCAAATTCTTTCCGGGGAGAAAGTTCTGATTTTTACATCCGTTGCCGGATTCCTAAAGACTCTTCCGGCTCCTTCCGCTCTTAAAGGCAGAACGATTCGCCTGGAAGTCGGGCAGGAGTTGGAATTGAATTCTCTTTTGCGAGAATTATCGCAATTGGGTTACAGTCGAAAAGACGTTTGCGAAGCGTTCGGGGAGTTCAGTCTGAAGGGCGGGATTCTGGACGTTTTTTCTTCCTTTTCTAGGGAACCGATTCGAATCGATTTTTTCGGAGACGAATTGGAATCCATTCGCACTTTCGATCCTGAAACCCAGCGTTCTCTAGTTTCATTGAAAGAAGCCTATATACCGCCTGCCGATGAATATATTTTATCGGAGGAGCAAAAGGTCGCATATCGCAGATTAATATCCGAAGCCGATTCTTCGTTACATCTACCGGAAATCCCGGACGATTCAGGTGGGACGTATTTCGAAGAGCTAGTCCCGCTCGTGCGCGAAAACGTTGGATTTCTTTCCTACTTTTCCAAATCCCCGATTTTGATTTTTCCGGCCGCTAACGATTCAAAAGAACGATTAGCCCAGCTGAAGAGGGAGTTTGAATCGCTCTATGAAAAGCGAAGTCACGAAGTACTCTGCGCACCTCCGTCCGCATTGCTTGCTATCGGACAAGAACAAGAGGCAGTGGAGAAAGTTTCCGGTATTTCCTTTTCCCAACTTCCACCGTCCAAACCTAACGATCTGATTTGTCCGCTAAAGGAGGCTCCGGCCTTTAAAGGAAAGATTCGGGAAGTCCGCGAGAAAATCGTTCAACTTCGCGAAGAGGGCGGCTGGAAGATTGTGCTTACCTCTTCTTTCGAGGCACAAACAAAGCGTCTGCAAGGTTTATTCGAATCGGAAGGAATCAAACTTTTAAATTCCGAGTCGACCGAACCGCAGGAAATTCTTTTTGCGAAGAACGGTGAAACCGACATATTTCTAGTAGTTTCGGAACTTAGAAATGGATTCGTTTGGGAGGAAGAGAAAATTCTTCTGTTATCCGAGAACGACGTATTTGGAAGAGAATATAAGCGGAAAACGAGGTTTAAAAAACAAAACAGTAAAGCGATTCAAAGCTTCCTAGATTTGAAGGAAGGAGACTTTATCGTTCACGTTAATCACGGTGTCGGGCGCTTCCTAAAAATCGAAAGGGTGAATGCGGGCGGGAAAGAAAGGGATTTCTTAAAGCTGGAATACCAAGGAGGCGATACTCTCTTTGTGCCATTGGATCAGATTTCTCTGGTGCAACGGTTCGTAGGCGGCACCGAAAAACCGAGGCTCGATAGTTTAGGTAAAAGCACTTGGAAGAAGACCAAGGATCGCGTTCAAAAAGCTGTCGAAGGTCTTGCAGAAGATTTGGTTAGAATGTACTCGAATCGGATCAAGTTGCAAGGTTATGCGTTTCCTCCCGACACGGTATATCAGGAAGAATTCGAGGCCGAGTTCGAATACGAGGAAACTCCGGATCAAATCGATGCGATCGAGGCGGTTAAAAAGGATCTAGAATCTCCTCGGCCTATGGATAGACTCGTATGCGGGGACGTAGGCTACGGAAAAACCGAGGTCGCTATCCGGGCGGCGTTTAAGGTTGCTATGGCAGGGAAGCAAATTTTGATGCTTGCACCTACCACTATTCTTGCTTTACAACATTATAATACGATTAAGAAGCGGTTTGAAAATTATCCTATTACGATCGAATTGATCTCCAGATTACGGACCGCAGCCGAAACTCGCGACGTACTAAAGAGATTTTCCACGGGAAAAGTCGATATGATCGTCGGGACGCATGCAATTCTCGCAAATTCAGTTCATCCGAAAAATTTGGGACTTTTAATTATCGACGAAGAACAAAGATTCGGAGTAAATCATAAGGAATCCATTAAGAAATTGAAGAACTTGGTGGACGTCCTTACTTTAACCGCGACTCCGATCCCGAGAACTTTGCATATGGCTTTGACGGGAATTCGAGAACTTTCCATCATTGCGACCCCGCCGAAAAACCGACAAAGCGTGGAAACTTACGTTCTGGAAGAGGACGAGGATTTGCTAAGAGAAGCGATTCGCAAGGAGTTGGCGAGGGGCGGCCAGGTTTTCTATCTATATAACCGCGTAGAGTCGATCGAACGGGAAACGAAACATTTGAACGAGATTGTTCCGGAAGCTTCCATCGGGGTTTTGCACGGCCAAATGACCGAAGACGAAATCGAAGAAACTTTGGTGGATTTTTACGCCAAGAAGTATGACATTCTTGTTACCACGACGATCATCGAATCAGGGATCGATATTCCGAACGTAAATACTCTGATCGTCAAGAGGGCGGATTTATTCGGCCTTTCTCAGCTATATCAGATTCGCGGAAGAGTCGGAAGAAGCGATCGGAAAGCCTACGCGTACCTGCTGCTCCCTAGAGATCGCGTCGTAACCGAAGATGCAGAAAAGAGGTTAAATACGATTTACGAATATCAGGAACTCGGTTCCGGTTTTAAAGTAGCGATGAGGGATTTGGAAATTCGTGGCGCGGGAAATCTTCTCGGTAAAGAACAATCGGGCGACATCATGGAAGTCGGATTCGATCTGTATGTTCGTATGTTGGAAGAGGCGATCGCAAGGATTAAGGGAGAGGAAATTCCTATCGAAGTTAGAACTGCGATCAATTTAGAAACCGATTTTTACATTCCTGAAACATATATTCCCGATACCCGGCAGAAAATCGAATTTTATAAGAGGTTCGAAGGAGCTCGGGACCTTGATGAGATCGAAGAAATTACTAGCGAAATGGTGGATCGTTTCGGAGAACCTCCCGAAGAAGCTAAGACTTTCCTCCTTTTGGAAAAGATTCGGACTCTTGCATCCGCTATCGGTTTCGAAACCGTTGCGGAAGTTGGTGAAGAAATTCGAATGAAATCCGGGGCGCATTTCCGCGGTAGCTACGAGAAGATTGTAACTTTAATTTCTGCGAAGATGGGTTTAACGATGAACCCGAGAGAACCGAACGTTTTACTTTTTCGCCCCGGTAAGGCTAATCAAAAGGAGAAGCTCTCTAATCTAGTCTATCTCCTTACGGAAATGCAGCCAGGTAAAAAGTAA
- a CDS encoding lipoprotein LipL31 has protein sequence MKRTLSSLSLLFILTLIPGCGDGTQVIESIDGTKITVGGFESAYETAIDTLSRTQNIEKKNIIDFITKDAAEVPEQMRPLRDEFQKKTFFERYRQMLMIKLVADKSGFTKRADIKEILKFQEMQLISNLYIAEQVESKIKISEEEAQTECAELRKRNAEVNSLPIDRCLLLARAQIKSRRSMEVYPKVLERVKEGVTIKHNEKFDLENYLSKNIVFPETAKTENKESSEAK, from the coding sequence ATGAAACGGACACTATCTTCCCTTAGCTTACTCTTTATTTTAACCTTGATTCCCGGATGCGGGGACGGAACCCAAGTGATCGAGTCCATAGACGGGACTAAGATCACTGTCGGCGGCTTTGAAAGCGCGTATGAAACTGCCATCGATACTCTCAGTCGCACGCAGAACATAGAAAAAAAGAATATTATCGACTTTATTACGAAAGACGCTGCCGAAGTTCCGGAACAAATGCGTCCTTTGCGCGACGAGTTCCAGAAGAAAACGTTTTTTGAACGCTATCGTCAGATGCTTATGATCAAGCTCGTGGCGGATAAAAGCGGTTTTACTAAGCGTGCGGATATTAAGGAAATTTTAAAATTCCAAGAGATGCAATTGATCTCCAATTTATACATCGCGGAACAGGTCGAATCTAAGATAAAAATATCCGAAGAAGAAGCTCAAACCGAATGCGCCGAGTTGCGTAAGCGTAACGCCGAAGTGAACAGTCTTCCGATCGATCGCTGTCTACTTTTAGCGAGAGCGCAAATTAAGAGCCGCCGATCCATGGAAGTATATCCTAAAGTTTTGGAAAGAGTGAAAGAAGGTGTTACGATCAAACATAACGAAAAGTTTGATTTGGAAAACTACCTAAGCAAAAATATCGTATTCCCGGAAACAGCGAAAACGGAGAATAAAGAGTCCTCCGAAGCTAAGTAA
- the panC gene encoding pantoate--beta-alanine ligase, whose protein sequence is MIVLKNPNEVRKTVRDWKSDGLSAGFVPTMGFLHEGHAALFERSASENDRTIVSIFVNPAQFNDPEDFAKYPVSTDLDLELCKRSSVDLVYLPDSDTVYPGGVPDIELRVPGLMKNLDAATRPGHFDGVLLVLSRFFHAVEADRSYFGKKDYQQYLIVKEFAKMLGFPMEIIGVDTIRSPKGLALSSRNARLSDSDKEEALLISRALRLAESLILKGEKDPAEIRTVMQDVLDSSASIRTDYLEVLDANTLAEIPLLKGEVLLAIAAFLGPVRLIDNITVQVS, encoded by the coding sequence ATGATCGTATTAAAAAATCCGAATGAAGTCAGGAAAACGGTTAGAGATTGGAAATCGGACGGTCTGAGTGCGGGCTTTGTTCCGACGATGGGGTTCCTGCACGAAGGGCACGCCGCATTATTCGAACGCTCGGCCTCCGAGAACGATAGAACGATCGTGTCCATCTTCGTGAATCCCGCACAGTTTAACGATCCGGAAGACTTTGCAAAATATCCGGTTAGCACCGATCTCGATTTGGAATTATGCAAAAGATCGAGTGTCGATTTGGTATATTTACCGGATTCGGATACTGTTTACCCGGGAGGAGTTCCCGATATAGAATTACGGGTGCCGGGATTGATGAAGAATCTGGATGCGGCGACTCGTCCTGGCCATTTCGACGGCGTCTTATTGGTATTATCCCGTTTTTTCCACGCGGTCGAAGCGGACCGGTCCTATTTCGGTAAGAAGGATTATCAACAATATCTGATTGTGAAGGAATTCGCAAAGATGCTCGGATTCCCGATGGAAATTATAGGAGTTGATACGATTCGGAGTCCTAAAGGACTCGCGCTTAGCTCCCGTAATGCCCGGTTATCGGATTCCGATAAAGAGGAAGCTCTCCTTATTTCTAGAGCTCTGAGACTGGCGGAGAGTTTGATTTTAAAAGGTGAAAAAGATCCGGCAGAAATTAGAACCGTGATGCAAGACGTTCTGGATTCTTCGGCTAGTATTCGCACGGATTATTTGGAAGTTTTGGACGCGAATACTTTGGCGGAGATCCCGTTGCTGAAAGGAGAAGTCTTGCTTGCCATCGCGGCTTTCCTTGGTCCGGTACGTTTGATCGATAATATCACGGTTCAGGTTTCGTAA
- the hisD gene encoding histidinol dehydrogenase, with the protein MGIRIREVDGSFSLKSILERAKQDLGETIPLVTPILEAIRDNGDEALRELTRKFDKIDIDSFYHPVSEWRASIPSDLQAALEKAKQNIETFHRAQLPIALDTTVSGNTLGIRYTPIESVSVYAPGGKALYPSTILMGVLPAKIAGVPHIQIVTPPQEGGIPDGLYAAAKIAGADAIITAGGAQGIAAVSYGTKSIPRSEFVVGPGNKFVTAAKIILSGQGRIGIDSPAGPSEVLIIADDAANPNWVAADLLSQAEHGEDSAAILCTDSMEFAKKVSAEIDKALLERPKRREMKTASIQNESWILVFPNLKSCVDFSNEYAPEHLEIQTRNYRELFEGVRHAGSVFLGPYSPVAMGDYISGTNHILPTAGGSRIFSSLGVMTFLKRITYQEISRSSLKELYPYVKVLSEFEGLDEEHGNSVKIRLSE; encoded by the coding sequence ATGGGCATCCGAATCCGAGAAGTTGACGGAAGCTTCTCCTTAAAGTCTATATTAGAGCGTGCGAAACAAGACCTGGGTGAAACTATACCTTTGGTCACTCCGATTCTGGAAGCCATTCGCGATAACGGCGACGAGGCTTTGCGTGAGTTAACTCGTAAATTCGATAAAATAGACATAGATAGTTTCTACCATCCCGTCTCGGAATGGAGAGCCTCGATTCCCTCCGACCTACAAGCAGCTTTAGAAAAGGCGAAGCAGAACATAGAGACCTTTCACAGAGCCCAATTGCCCATCGCCTTGGATACGACGGTTTCGGGAAATACATTAGGAATTCGTTATACTCCGATCGAGTCGGTATCCGTTTACGCGCCGGGTGGAAAAGCTCTTTATCCTTCCACTATTTTGATGGGAGTTTTACCTGCTAAAATTGCGGGAGTTCCGCATATTCAAATCGTGACCCCGCCTCAAGAGGGTGGTATTCCCGACGGCCTGTATGCGGCGGCAAAGATTGCAGGGGCGGATGCGATCATCACAGCCGGCGGCGCTCAAGGAATCGCCGCTGTGTCTTACGGAACAAAAAGTATTCCTCGTTCGGAATTCGTCGTCGGGCCCGGTAATAAATTCGTTACGGCAGCAAAGATCATCCTTAGCGGGCAGGGTAGAATCGGGATCGATAGTCCGGCGGGACCGAGCGAAGTACTAATCATTGCAGATGATGCCGCAAATCCGAATTGGGTTGCCGCGGATCTTTTGTCCCAGGCGGAACACGGTGAAGATTCCGCTGCGATACTTTGTACGGATTCGATGGAATTTGCTAAGAAAGTTTCCGCGGAAATAGATAAAGCTCTATTAGAAAGACCGAAACGAAGAGAAATGAAAACGGCATCGATCCAAAATGAAAGCTGGATATTAGTCTTTCCGAATTTGAAATCTTGCGTCGATTTTTCGAACGAGTATGCTCCCGAACACTTGGAAATTCAAACTAGAAATTATCGGGAATTATTCGAAGGAGTTCGTCATGCAGGCTCGGTATTTTTAGGGCCGTATTCTCCGGTGGCGATGGGGGATTATATCAGCGGAACGAATCATATTTTGCCGACGGCCGGCGGCAGTCGAATTTTTTCCTCTCTCGGAGTAATGACTTTCCTGAAGAGGATCACATACCAAGAGATCAGCCGATCTTCGTTAAAGGAACTTTATCCCTATGTGAAAGTCCTATCCGAATTCGAGGGATTGGACGAAGAACACGGAAATTCGGTCAAAATCAGACTGTCGGAATAA
- a CDS encoding exodeoxyribonuclease III, which translates to MKLICLNCNGIRSAWTKGLGDLLSSERPDFVCFQETKAQSDQLSAEIWEKLGYKAYFHSAEKKGYSGVSLWAKKEPKKITYGIGVEEFDREGRSVLADYGDFAIWTVYFPSGTTGDIRQAAKMRFLDEFLKLSKKLKKKHPNLILCGDVNIAHTEKDIHDPKGNAKNSGFLPEERAWVTEFLKTGWIDSFRELYPEKQEYSWWTFRAGARGNNKGWRIDYFFVPEELKKKLKRLEIRKDPILSDHAALILEISL; encoded by the coding sequence ATGAAACTTATCTGCTTAAACTGTAACGGTATTCGCTCCGCCTGGACCAAAGGGTTAGGAGATCTATTAAGTTCGGAACGTCCCGACTTCGTTTGCTTTCAGGAAACGAAAGCGCAATCCGACCAGCTTTCTGCGGAAATATGGGAAAAACTAGGATACAAAGCCTATTTTCACTCTGCGGAAAAGAAAGGATATTCTGGTGTAAGCCTTTGGGCCAAAAAAGAACCTAAAAAGATCACCTACGGAATCGGAGTGGAAGAATTCGATCGAGAAGGCAGAAGCGTTTTAGCGGATTACGGCGATTTTGCAATATGGACCGTCTATTTCCCTTCCGGAACCACGGGGGATATTAGGCAAGCCGCAAAAATGCGTTTTCTGGATGAATTTCTAAAACTTTCCAAAAAACTTAAGAAGAAGCACCCGAATCTTATTCTTTGCGGCGACGTGAACATTGCACATACCGAGAAGGATATCCATGATCCGAAGGGAAACGCAAAGAATAGCGGGTTTCTTCCCGAAGAAAGAGCTTGGGTGACTGAATTCCTAAAAACCGGGTGGATCGATAGTTTTCGGGAATTATATCCCGAAAAACAGGAATACTCTTGGTGGACCTTCCGGGCCGGCGCTCGCGGTAATAATAAGGGATGGAGAATCGATTATTTCTTCGTTCCGGAAGAATTAAAGAAGAAGCTAAAACGACTAGAGATACGCAAAGATCCGATTCTTTCCGACCATGCCGCTTTGATTCTCGAGATTTCCCTCTAA
- a CDS encoding undecaprenyl-diphosphate phosphatase — protein MESFLNALIRSVIEAVTEFLPVSSTGHLFLFSSFFPFSEGGEFDDLFDIFIQSGAILSVIVLYHDRFLRHGQLSVNYLLGKEKNPEGILFVSQILIGCVPILIAGFLFKGKLDVIKARSDLLLILGSAWVSGGVLILLSEIWFRRSSQIRDAEPIRLKDAILIGIFQCVALIPGVSRSAATIVTARFLKKDARHSAEFSFFLAVPVLLSAGAYKLYKYRHILNGDTLPILAFGFLASFLLCILVIRWFLKYLQSHSFDAFGIYRVILGLAVLIFYKLN, from the coding sequence TTGGAATCTTTCCTCAACGCATTAATCCGTAGCGTAATCGAAGCCGTTACGGAATTCCTGCCGGTGTCCTCTACGGGACACCTATTCCTTTTTTCCTCCTTCTTTCCGTTTTCGGAAGGCGGGGAATTTGACGACCTATTTGATATCTTTATTCAGAGCGGAGCCATCTTATCCGTAATCGTGCTCTATCATGATCGCTTTCTGCGACACGGGCAATTGAGCGTTAACTATCTGCTCGGTAAAGAGAAGAATCCGGAAGGAATTCTCTTTGTAAGTCAAATCCTTATAGGTTGTGTTCCCATCTTAATCGCCGGATTTCTGTTCAAGGGCAAATTGGACGTAATTAAAGCGAGATCGGATCTTCTGCTTATCCTCGGATCGGCCTGGGTTTCAGGAGGCGTCTTGATTTTGCTTTCCGAGATTTGGTTCCGTCGAAGTTCCCAAATTAGGGACGCTGAACCTATTCGTCTAAAAGACGCCATTCTGATCGGCATCTTTCAATGTGTTGCTTTGATACCCGGAGTTTCCCGCTCGGCGGCAACGATTGTTACCGCTAGGTTTTTGAAGAAAGACGCTCGACATTCCGCCGAATTCTCGTTCTTTTTGGCCGTCCCGGTTCTATTGAGCGCGGGCGCATATAAGCTGTACAAATATCGCCATATTCTGAACGGAGATACATTGCCTATTCTTGCTTTCGGATTTTTAGCTTCGTTTCTACTTTGTATATTGGTTATTCGGTGGTTTTTAAAATATTTACAATCCCATTCCTTCGATGCCTTCGGGATTTACCGGGTTATTCTGGGTTTGGCAGTTCTCATATTCTATAAATTAAATTGA
- a CDS encoding lipase family alpha/beta hydrolase — translation MVRAARIWVLTLLVFFGSGALLASGGGSSSKPLSGSYPIILAHGIFGWGQNSGIIDYWGGNAAYLQSQGATVVTPTVTAMDSSANRAALLKTAILTAMAAINYSGKINIIGHSQGGLDSRYMVSNLGMSGRVASLTTLNTPHYGSPVANVVANVIPSWALPYVATVLNAIVGVVYGESNQNAIAGLQLLTTDGLAAFNSVTPNASGVKYFSYGSIITIPDLIQHPAMGLTFPICAIGAPFYGMSIANDGVVPSSSQVWGTWMGGPSYGILTSGVDHLEATNALYTGETWYDTNGYFLTMASNAKSNQ, via the coding sequence ATGGTTCGTGCAGCGAGGATTTGGGTTTTAACGTTACTAGTCTTTTTTGGTTCTGGTGCGTTGTTGGCATCCGGAGGAGGATCTTCTAGCAAGCCTCTAAGCGGATCTTATCCGATTATTTTGGCTCATGGTATTTTCGGATGGGGACAAAATTCCGGAATTATCGATTATTGGGGAGGAAACGCAGCCTACCTTCAATCTCAAGGGGCAACGGTCGTAACTCCTACAGTCACGGCGATGGATTCTTCTGCCAATCGTGCCGCTCTTTTGAAAACTGCGATTCTCACTGCAATGGCGGCAATTAATTATTCAGGAAAAATAAACATTATCGGGCATTCGCAAGGCGGATTGGACTCTCGATATATGGTCTCAAATTTAGGGATGTCTGGTAGAGTTGCCAGCTTGACGACCTTAAATACTCCTCATTATGGAAGTCCGGTTGCAAACGTAGTCGCAAACGTAATTCCTAGTTGGGCGCTCCCTTATGTTGCTACGGTTTTGAACGCGATAGTGGGAGTCGTTTACGGAGAATCTAATCAGAACGCGATTGCAGGTTTGCAATTATTGACCACGGACGGTTTAGCCGCATTCAATAGCGTCACTCCGAACGCTTCCGGGGTAAAATATTTCTCTTACGGTTCGATCATTACCATTCCGGACCTGATCCAACATCCTGCCATGGGATTGACTTTTCCTATCTGTGCGATTGGCGCTCCTTTTTACGGAATGAGCATCGCGAACGATGGGGTCGTACCTTCTTCTTCTCAGGTCTGGGGAACTTGGATGGGTGGTCCTTCCTACGGAATCCTGACAAGCGGAGTGGATCATTTGGAAGCCACGAACGCTCTCTATACCGGGGAAACTTGGTATGATACCAACGGTTATTTCTTAACAATGGCGTCTAACGCAAAAAGTAATCAATAA